The genomic segment AGCTCCCTCCAGGGCCCGGAGGGTGAAGTTATAGTTGAGAGCCCCTCCTCCAAAAATTTTAAGTCATACATATTCACTCAGTCTAATACAAAATCATTAGTCCTTTTCTTATCTATAAAAAAAAATCAACAAAGTGTTGACAATTGAATATATTAAAAAACTATATACATATAAATTCTATTTAAGAAATGAGGATGACTATGAAATTATTGATTATAGGCGGAGTAGCCGCTGGTGCAACAGCAGCAGCCAGAGCCAGAAGAATGAATCAGGATATAGATATCACCGTATTGGAAGCAGGACCGGATGTGTCTTTCGCCAACTGCGGACTTCCCTATTATATAGGGGGTGACATTAAAACCCGGAGCAATCTGATTCTTCAGAGCCCCGAGAGTTTTCGCGATCAGTACAATGTGACCGTCGAAACCATGACAGAAGCCGTCAGCATTGACAGGCTGAATAAAACAGTCCGGGCTCTCAATCATGAGACGGGTATAACAAAAAATTTTGAATATGACAGACTGATCCTGTCCCAGGGAGGGAAACCCTTCATTCCCGGGCTGGCCGGGGGAGAGAAGGCTCATGTCTTTTCACTGTGGACCCTGGAAGATATGGACCGTATACATGAATTTATTGAAGAGAAACAACCTGCTTCTGCTGTTGTCATCGGGGGCGGATTTATCGGCCTTGAGATGGTGGAAGCACTCAGAAAAAGAGGTCTGAAGGTGAGTGTTGTCGAGATGGCTCCTCATGTGATGGCCATGATGGAAGGGGAGACCGCAGGTTTTCTTCAGAAAGAGATGCAGGCCTGGGGCATCGGGGTGCACACGGGACTTTCCGTGACCTCTATCGGGGATCATTCTGTTACCCTGAATAACGGTCAGACCCTGGAAGCTGACATGGTTCTTCTGTCAGTAGGAGTCAAACCAACCCTGAAACTGGCGGAAGCTGCGGGCCTTGAAATCGGAAAAGCCGGCGGACTCGCAGTGAATGAATATCTGGAGACCTCTGATCAGAATATTCTGGCCGGGGGGGATATGGCAGAGGTGGTACATACCGTTTCGGGCCGGAAACTGAGAATCCCTCTGGCAGGGCCTGCCAACAGACAGGGACGGATCGCAGCCAACAACGCCCTTGCATCCACTGCCGATGAAAAAATGAAATACAAAGGAGCACAGGCTACTTCAATTGTCCGGATTTTTGATGCTGTTGCCGGTACCACCGGAATGAATCTGAAACAGGCACTGGAGGCAGGGTTCAAGGCGGAAGCCGTGGCTATCCGGAAAGAGAATCATGTCTCATACTATCCAGGTGGGACTCTGGTTGCTATTCATCTGGTATATGACAGGGAGACTGGGAGGATTCTGGGCGCACAGGTCTACGGCGAAGACGGTGTGGATAAAAGACTGGATGTCCTGTCCACAGGCATAAGCGCGGGTTTGAATGCTTCAGACCTGAGTGAACTGGATCTGTCCTATGCTCCTCCCTTTGGATCGGCCAATGATCCTGTCAATATGGCTGGATTCGTGGCAGATAACAGAATGACAGGCTATGGCCCCTCCATCACCGCGGCCGAGCTTGAAGGCTTTGTGGAAGGAAAAAAAATGGCTCTCATCGATATCCGGGACTATTTTACCTTCCAGAAGGGGCACATCCAAGGGGCGTCTAACTTCTCCCCCGAAAAGGTTCTGGAAGATCTGGCGCAGATAGACAAGGATGTTTCAATTCTTGTGGTAGATGATAACGGCAAGACGGCCCACCGGGTGGTACGTCAGCTGCTTCTGGCTGGATATTCGGATGTTCACTTTGTCAGTGGCGGTTACCCCGGTCTGGAATACTTTGGTAGATCGGGAGGTTTCACTTTCATTGACCTTCCGATGGCTGTTCCCGAGGGAAAGACTCTGTCGGATCTTGAGTCTGATCCATCAGAAACCGATGCGAGAGAGGGTAGTTCTGAACCCGCGTCCCCAGGGAATGACAATTCTCTACTCGTCGTGGATGTCAGGTCACCCGGAGAGTTTGCCGGCGGAGCCTATCCCGATGCGGTGAACATACCCCTGGATGAACTTCCCCGGCGCATGGCAGAGCTGGGAGACACAGGCCGGGAAATCACTGTGTACTGCGCCTCCGGTGCCAGAAGTGCCTATGCGGCCCGTATCCTGGCACAGCAGGGGTTCAGTAATGTGAAAAACGGCGGTGGTCTGATGCAGATGATGGCTGGTTGATAACAACAGTTTCAGTATTAAAAGCCCCCGATGGCCTGAGCCTCCGGGGGCTTTTTTGAATTTTAAGAGCCTCAGACCAGGGTTACCTTTGCCTTCTGTCTGTACTTTGTATGGAGCAATTTGTGAGATTTTTCTCCCAAAGGGGCCCCTAGGAACTCTTTGTAGAGCTCCGCCACTGCGGGATTC from the Oceanispirochaeta sp. genome contains:
- a CDS encoding FAD-dependent oxidoreductase, with the protein product MKLLIIGGVAAGATAAARARRMNQDIDITVLEAGPDVSFANCGLPYYIGGDIKTRSNLILQSPESFRDQYNVTVETMTEAVSIDRLNKTVRALNHETGITKNFEYDRLILSQGGKPFIPGLAGGEKAHVFSLWTLEDMDRIHEFIEEKQPASAVVIGGGFIGLEMVEALRKRGLKVSVVEMAPHVMAMMEGETAGFLQKEMQAWGIGVHTGLSVTSIGDHSVTLNNGQTLEADMVLLSVGVKPTLKLAEAAGLEIGKAGGLAVNEYLETSDQNILAGGDMAEVVHTVSGRKLRIPLAGPANRQGRIAANNALASTADEKMKYKGAQATSIVRIFDAVAGTTGMNLKQALEAGFKAEAVAIRKENHVSYYPGGTLVAIHLVYDRETGRILGAQVYGEDGVDKRLDVLSTGISAGLNASDLSELDLSYAPPFGSANDPVNMAGFVADNRMTGYGPSITAAELEGFVEGKKMALIDIRDYFTFQKGHIQGASNFSPEKVLEDLAQIDKDVSILVVDDNGKTAHRVVRQLLLAGYSDVHFVSGGYPGLEYFGRSGGFTFIDLPMAVPEGKTLSDLESDPSETDAREGSSEPASPGNDNSLLVVDVRSPGEFAGGAYPDAVNIPLDELPRRMAELGDTGREITVYCASGARSAYAARILAQQGFSNVKNGGGLMQMMAG